In a single window of the Agrobacterium fabrum str. C58 genome:
- a CDS encoding LuxR C-terminal-related transcriptional regulator, protein MSSKTPHEHRQTRDIVLSDRERQYLGLVARGKHPSHVALITGADETEVKDTLERVRNRLGAANLLNAVSIALLRGLIEQDA, encoded by the coding sequence ATGTCTTCAAAAACGCCGCATGAACATCGTCAGACGCGCGATATCGTCCTTTCGGATCGTGAGCGACAATATCTGGGGCTCGTTGCACGGGGTAAACATCCGTCCCACGTCGCCCTGATAACCGGCGCGGACGAAACGGAAGTGAAGGATACTCTGGAACGGGTGCGAAACAGGCTAGGTGCTGCCAATCTGCTGAACGCCGTCAGCATTGCCCTGCTGCGCGGCCTGATCGAACAGGACGCATGA
- a CDS encoding AraC family transcriptional regulator: MPEKRVSDEISVVAGLAAGVSNYARSRGIDIVPICKALDIDPATFSSLTERISLDRFSRLLETCALISGDDAFGLQCAATFPAGASGAFGYGLISAPTVRSFLRFLQDHVYYATNNSNFTMVADATQVTLSWSFAPGIAKRDQYVDLSLAVLVQRLRDILGERVNQIEIGLERQKPINIQLFKERLTRRVSFSQAIHTMRLPASLLDVANPNADERLFELMNLQCRMLRPETSADPTHFIDQVKRYMQMRLSDAELSLGEIAPYFNLSERSFQRRLAELGTNLNEIKDAIRKNAGFKLLVESDLPVSDISYRLGYSTPGAFSRSVSRWFGATPTDIRRKHAHHSAG, encoded by the coding sequence ATGCCCGAAAAAAGGGTCAGTGACGAGATATCTGTGGTCGCCGGTCTGGCCGCTGGCGTCAGTAATTATGCCCGCTCACGGGGCATCGATATCGTTCCCATTTGCAAGGCGCTGGATATTGATCCCGCCACATTCAGCAGCCTGACGGAACGCATCAGCCTCGACAGATTTTCCCGTCTGCTCGAAACCTGCGCCTTGATTTCCGGCGATGACGCCTTCGGCCTGCAATGCGCCGCTACCTTTCCAGCCGGTGCATCCGGCGCGTTCGGTTATGGGCTGATCAGCGCTCCCACGGTTCGGTCGTTCCTGCGTTTTCTTCAGGACCATGTTTATTACGCCACCAACAACAGCAATTTTACCATGGTAGCGGATGCTACGCAGGTGACCCTCTCATGGTCCTTCGCGCCTGGGATCGCCAAACGCGATCAATATGTAGATTTGTCACTTGCCGTTCTGGTTCAGCGGCTACGCGATATTCTCGGAGAGCGCGTAAACCAGATCGAAATCGGTCTGGAGCGACAAAAACCCATTAATATTCAGCTATTTAAAGAGAGACTGACCAGACGGGTCAGTTTTTCCCAGGCCATCCACACGATGCGACTTCCGGCATCGCTTCTGGATGTGGCCAATCCGAATGCGGATGAGCGCCTGTTCGAATTGATGAACTTGCAATGCCGGATGTTGCGGCCTGAAACATCGGCGGACCCGACCCATTTCATCGATCAGGTGAAACGCTACATGCAGATGCGGCTGTCGGACGCAGAACTTTCACTCGGAGAGATCGCGCCCTATTTCAACCTGTCGGAACGGAGTTTCCAAAGGCGGCTCGCCGAGCTTGGCACAAATCTCAACGAGATAAAGGACGCCATTCGCAAAAATGCCGGTTTCAAACTCCTTGTCGAAAGCGATCTTCCGGTATCCGACATCAGTTACAGGCTGGGTTACTCCACACCCGGCGCCTTTTCGCGCTCCGTTTCGCGCTGGTTCGGGGCAACACCGACGGATATTCGCAGGAAACACGCGCATCATTCCGCCGGCTGA
- the phnN gene encoding phosphonate metabolism protein/1,5-bisphosphokinase (PRPP-forming) PhnN: MTTGGEDSRRTLSPGTMIVIVGPSGAGKDTLMDYAAAQLSGRPGFHFTRRVITRSCDAGGENHDAVSMHEFNQLEDAGAFAVSWQAHGLKYGIPAAVYRHLEAGDVVIANGSRSALPHFGTAFSRLKVVNIVARPDVLARRLEQRGRESRDDILRRLERSSLAVAGDFDVTTVDNSGAIEDAGKTIMQVLQQSAGSSQP; the protein is encoded by the coding sequence ATGACCACCGGTGGAGAAGATAGCCGGCGCACATTGTCGCCCGGCACGATGATCGTGATTGTCGGCCCGAGCGGGGCCGGCAAGGACACGCTGATGGACTATGCGGCGGCACAGCTGTCCGGCCGCCCGGGTTTCCATTTCACGCGCCGTGTCATTACCCGCAGCTGTGATGCGGGCGGGGAAAATCACGATGCCGTTTCGATGCACGAGTTCAACCAGCTGGAAGACGCAGGTGCCTTCGCGGTCTCCTGGCAGGCGCACGGTCTGAAATACGGCATTCCGGCCGCCGTCTATCGCCATCTCGAAGCGGGAGATGTTGTCATCGCCAATGGGTCGCGCTCTGCCCTCCCGCATTTCGGCACGGCCTTTTCCCGTCTGAAGGTCGTGAACATCGTTGCACGGCCAGATGTGCTGGCGAGGCGGCTGGAACAGCGCGGACGGGAAAGCCGGGACGATATCCTGCGCCGGCTGGAACGCAGCTCGCTGGCTGTCGCCGGGGATTTCGATGTCACGACAGTCGATAATAGCGGCGCAATCGAAGATGCTGGCAAAACCATCATGCAGGTGCTGCAGCAAAGCGCCGGTTCCAGCCAACCTTAA
- a CDS encoding alpha-D-ribose 1-methylphosphonate 5-triphosphate diphosphatase — protein sequence MTEHALSNARIVLEDDIILGSVLIRDGKIADISEGASKTGEDLEGDFLIPGLVELHTDHLEQHYSPRPGVIWDKIAAIQAHDAQVASSGITTVFDCLRLGSDEDGGFKKGEMREMADAIEAAADQNRLRADHLLHLRCEVASADVLEHFEDFETDPRVRLISLMDHSPGQRQFQSMDQYIFYYQKKRGLSDEAFAEFVRRRQAASAEYSAKHRDYLAASCAKRGITVASHDDATEAHVGEAIGHGVKLAEFPTSVEAAKASHSAGMSVLMGAPNIVRGKSHSGNIAARDLAEIGVLDVLSSDYVPFSLLFAPFLLADQVEAISLSEALRMVTATPARTVGLVDRGRIATGLRADLVRVHREDGVPVARSVWRQGKRVA from the coding sequence ATGACCGAGCACGCCCTGTCCAATGCCCGTATCGTTTTGGAAGACGATATTATTTTGGGATCCGTTCTGATCCGTGACGGCAAGATTGCCGATATCAGCGAAGGTGCTTCCAAAACCGGAGAAGACCTCGAAGGCGATTTCCTTATCCCCGGTCTGGTGGAACTGCATACCGACCATCTGGAACAGCACTACTCACCACGTCCGGGCGTGATCTGGGACAAGATCGCCGCCATTCAGGCCCATGATGCACAGGTTGCGTCGTCCGGCATCACCACCGTGTTCGATTGCCTGCGGCTCGGCTCGGACGAGGATGGCGGTTTCAAAAAGGGCGAAATGCGCGAAATGGCTGACGCCATCGAGGCGGCAGCGGATCAGAACCGCCTGCGTGCGGACCACCTGCTGCATCTGCGCTGTGAGGTCGCTTCCGCCGATGTGCTTGAGCATTTCGAAGACTTCGAAACCGATCCGCGCGTGCGGCTGATTTCGCTGATGGATCACTCCCCGGGCCAGCGCCAGTTCCAGTCGATGGACCAGTATATCTTCTATTATCAGAAGAAGCGCGGATTGAGCGACGAGGCTTTTGCCGAATTCGTGCGCCGCCGACAGGCCGCATCGGCCGAATATTCCGCCAAGCACCGCGATTATCTGGCGGCCAGCTGCGCCAAGCGCGGCATCACGGTCGCAAGCCATGACGACGCGACCGAAGCGCATGTGGGCGAAGCCATCGGTCACGGCGTTAAACTGGCGGAATTTCCCACCAGCGTCGAGGCTGCGAAAGCTTCGCACAGCGCCGGCATGAGCGTCCTGATGGGTGCGCCGAACATCGTTCGCGGCAAGTCCCATTCCGGCAATATCGCCGCCCGCGATCTGGCCGAGATCGGCGTGCTGGATGTTCTTTCTTCCGATTACGTGCCGTTCAGCCTGCTCTTCGCGCCGTTCCTGCTCGCCGATCAGGTGGAAGCTATCAGCCTGTCGGAAGCACTGCGCATGGTCACCGCCACGCCGGCACGCACGGTCGGCCTTGTCGACCGTGGCCGTATCGCGACCGGGTTGCGGGCCGATCTGGTGCGGGTTCATCGCGAGGATGGTGTGCCGGTTGCTCGTTCGGTCTGGCGCCAGGGCAAGCGCGTGGCATGA
- a CDS encoding DUF1045 domain-containing protein, translated as MLAVRYAIYFSPAKDHPLTEAASRWLGRNAFSGTLHDDHDDYADLTEEPRRYGFHATLKAPFELAEKYSEAELLAAVEDFAANQSAFEIPRVVVGALGPFFALVPDRVYQPLQDFAAEVVDHFDRFRAPLSETDIARRRPQMLTESQRQNLSLWGYPHVMDDFRFHMTLTGRIDEEEQPAMQEILSTRFAEFVDQPLAISGLALFIEETRGAPFTVHRWHPLGQQPKKDANP; from the coding sequence GTGCTTGCCGTGCGCTACGCCATCTATTTTTCTCCGGCTAAAGATCATCCGCTGACTGAAGCAGCGTCGCGCTGGCTGGGCCGCAATGCGTTTTCCGGCACGTTGCATGACGACCACGACGACTATGCCGATTTGACGGAGGAACCGCGCCGTTACGGTTTCCACGCGACCCTGAAAGCACCTTTCGAGCTCGCCGAAAAATACAGCGAGGCCGAGCTGCTCGCAGCGGTCGAAGATTTCGCGGCCAATCAGTCCGCCTTCGAGATCCCACGCGTCGTCGTCGGCGCGCTTGGGCCGTTTTTCGCGCTGGTCCCGGATCGCGTTTACCAGCCGCTGCAGGATTTTGCCGCAGAGGTCGTTGATCACTTCGATCGGTTCCGCGCGCCCCTGTCCGAGACCGATATTGCCCGCCGGCGGCCGCAAATGCTGACGGAAAGCCAGCGACAAAATCTCTCTCTCTGGGGTTATCCGCATGTCATGGATGACTTCCGTTTTCACATGACGCTGACCGGCCGTATCGACGAGGAAGAGCAGCCCGCCATGCAAGAGATTCTCTCGACCCGGTTTGCCGAATTCGTCGATCAGCCTCTCGCCATTTCCGGCCTCGCTTTATTCATTGAAGAAACGCGCGGCGCGCCATTTACCGTTCATCGCTGGCACCCGCTTGGCCAGCAGCCAAAGAAAGATGCGAACCCATGA
- the phnE gene encoding phosphonate ABC transporter, permease protein PhnE: MSSSFILNTAERERLTAAHRHVFNRSFMQRYGLLVGLLVATAYLIGCFFFFNVGPAFMQGRWDRASSYIQDWYSWRAQPRLRFEDGKVAPQWSSRGQYPADAKIDWLQPLPDGGYSVVYAGTQNRLDITPTRVDVYVDGKNYPVIINDDAVVAPQGLPDEIQQDGKKVLVHYGFAGQAEIRTSQVYVQRRFLGWANFLFDTKSEFWGKGYGELAALALWGERLDPARSNIGHMVDDFLDNSVWQHADILSKLMQTLVMAFVGTLFGTLVALPLAFIAARNITANRAANWGMKRLFDFLRSIDMLIWALFFTRSFGPGPIPGIAAIFFTDTGALGKVYAEALENVDDKQREGVKSVGASPIAVNRFGVLPQVLPVFISQSLYFWESNTRSATIIGAVGAGGIGLKLLEAMGTNADWDKVAYMVLLILFVVFLFDHISNSLRSRLIGKTQH, translated from the coding sequence ATGTCGTCCAGCTTCATTCTCAACACCGCCGAGCGCGAGAGGCTGACGGCTGCACATCGCCATGTGTTCAACCGCAGTTTCATGCAACGATATGGTCTGCTCGTCGGCCTTCTCGTCGCCACCGCCTATCTCATCGGCTGCTTTTTCTTCTTCAATGTCGGCCCGGCTTTCATGCAGGGCCGGTGGGATCGCGCTTCCAGCTATATTCAGGACTGGTATTCCTGGCGTGCCCAGCCGCGCCTGCGTTTCGAAGACGGCAAGGTCGCGCCGCAATGGTCGAGCCGCGGGCAATATCCGGCCGATGCGAAGATCGACTGGCTGCAGCCCCTGCCGGACGGCGGTTACAGCGTCGTTTATGCGGGCACACAAAACCGCCTCGATATAACGCCGACCCGGGTGGATGTTTATGTCGACGGCAAGAACTACCCCGTCATCATCAACGACGATGCTGTTGTCGCGCCGCAGGGCCTGCCCGACGAAATCCAGCAGGACGGCAAGAAGGTTCTCGTGCATTACGGTTTTGCCGGCCAGGCGGAAATCCGCACCAGCCAGGTCTATGTACAGCGCCGCTTCCTTGGATGGGCGAACTTCCTGTTCGACACCAAATCTGAATTCTGGGGCAAGGGTTATGGCGAGCTTGCGGCTCTCGCGCTCTGGGGAGAGCGGCTCGATCCCGCGCGCTCCAATATCGGCCATATGGTCGATGATTTCCTCGACAACAGCGTCTGGCAACATGCCGATATCCTGTCCAAGCTGATGCAGACGCTGGTCATGGCATTTGTCGGCACGCTGTTCGGCACGCTTGTCGCCCTGCCGCTCGCCTTCATCGCAGCGCGCAACATCACCGCCAACAGGGCGGCAAACTGGGGCATGAAGCGCCTGTTCGATTTCCTGCGTTCCATCGACATGCTGATCTGGGCGCTGTTCTTCACCCGCAGTTTCGGCCCGGGACCGATCCCGGGAATTGCCGCGATCTTCTTCACCGATACCGGCGCGCTCGGCAAGGTCTATGCCGAGGCGCTGGAAAATGTCGACGACAAGCAGCGCGAGGGCGTCAAGTCGGTCGGCGCATCCCCGATTGCGGTCAACCGCTTCGGCGTGTTGCCGCAGGTGTTGCCGGTCTTCATTTCCCAATCGCTGTATTTCTGGGAAAGCAATACCCGCTCCGCCACGATCATCGGTGCGGTGGGTGCCGGCGGCATCGGCCTGAAACTGCTGGAAGCGATGGGTACCAATGCCGACTGGGACAAGGTCGCCTATATGGTCCTGCTCATCCTCTTCGTCGTCTTCCTGTTCGACCATATTTCCAATTCGCTGCGTTCGCGCCTGATCGGTAAAACACAGCACTAG
- the phnE gene encoding phosphonate ABC transporter, permease protein PhnE produces MATTLHNGTLSPEGLSASSRTVMRHYQQQLATRRIYTVISLVIFLVILAASLNFANAANSGKFFERLPYFFDFMKTFVPDSPLEIFRAMFDLPSPYADGSLKYNYVADRVYITDGFYIPHFIYQLIITLNIALVSTIIGTSFAFVLCFFASTNLVGAGLVRWVVRRVMEVLRAFPEIVVAGLLTAILSIGPIAAIIAISVHTIGALGKLFFEVVENADMKPDEGLRAAGANWLERVRFAIVPQVLPNFVSYALLRAEINVRASTIIGAVGGGGIGEVFRLSIGNDHASKTYAIIILLLITIIAVDQFSSWLRRRLIGQQSFEFGRGAA; encoded by the coding sequence ATGGCGACCACACTGCACAATGGTACCCTATCACCCGAGGGGTTGAGCGCATCGTCCCGGACGGTCATGCGCCATTATCAACAGCAGCTTGCGACACGACGGATCTATACCGTCATTTCGCTCGTGATCTTTCTCGTCATCCTCGCCGCCTCCCTGAATTTCGCCAATGCGGCCAATTCAGGCAAGTTCTTCGAGCGCCTGCCCTATTTCTTCGATTTCATGAAGACCTTCGTGCCTGACAGTCCGCTGGAAATCTTCCGGGCGATGTTCGACCTGCCGTCGCCTTATGCGGACGGTTCGCTGAAATATAATTATGTCGCCGATCGCGTTTACATCACCGACGGTTTCTACATCCCGCACTTCATCTACCAGCTGATCATCACGCTCAATATCGCCCTTGTCTCGACAATCATCGGCACGAGTTTCGCCTTCGTGCTCTGCTTCTTTGCCTCCACCAATCTCGTCGGCGCCGGTCTTGTGCGCTGGGTGGTGCGCCGGGTGATGGAAGTGCTGCGCGCCTTTCCGGAAATCGTCGTCGCCGGGCTGCTGACCGCTATCCTCTCGATCGGTCCGATCGCCGCCATCATCGCGATTTCGGTCCATACGATTGGTGCGCTGGGCAAGCTGTTCTTCGAAGTCGTGGAAAATGCCGATATGAAGCCGGATGAAGGCCTGCGTGCCGCCGGTGCCAACTGGCTGGAGCGGGTACGCTTCGCCATCGTGCCGCAGGTCCTGCCCAATTTCGTCTCCTACGCACTGCTGCGCGCCGAAATCAATGTGCGCGCTTCCACGATCATCGGCGCCGTCGGCGGCGGCGGCATCGGCGAGGTCTTCCGTCTGTCGATCGGAAACGATCACGCCTCGAAGACCTATGCCATCATCATCCTTCTGCTGATCACCATCATCGCCGTCGACCAGTTCTCCAGCTGGCTGCGCCGCAGACTGATCGGCCAACAATCCTTCGAATTCGGACGGGGAGCGGCCTGA
- the phnD gene encoding phosphonate ABC transporter substrate-binding protein yields MLKKVLLSAVALGVLAGSAMAQDVKVLRIGLDGSENEADQIRNTKCVADGLKAATGVSEVQVFPSPDYNGVIQGLLGGTIDIASMGASSYAKIALADPKAVDPILTTAGADGSTGYYTIMVARKDSGIKTLADAKGKKIGFADPDSTSGFLVPNVAIPKETGVPVKEYFSETGFGGGHENLVLAVLDKKFDVGTTFGSGVGKWEEGYTAGNLYQMVKKGNLDMDDIVQVWKSPLIPNGPLMVTNKLGDAMKQKVEDFFMELPKKDLACFQGFTQGKNTAYIKVDPSFYQTIIDARKSVIGG; encoded by the coding sequence ATGTTGAAGAAAGTCCTTCTTTCGGCAGTCGCCCTTGGCGTTCTGGCCGGTTCCGCCATGGCTCAGGACGTCAAGGTTCTGCGCATCGGTCTCGACGGTTCCGAAAACGAAGCCGACCAGATCCGCAACACCAAGTGCGTTGCCGATGGCCTCAAGGCTGCAACCGGCGTTTCCGAAGTTCAGGTTTTCCCGTCGCCGGATTATAACGGCGTCATCCAGGGCCTGCTCGGCGGCACCATCGACATCGCCTCCATGGGCGCATCCTCCTACGCCAAGATCGCTCTGGCCGACCCGAAGGCTGTCGACCCGATCCTGACCACGGCCGGCGCCGATGGTTCGACCGGTTATTACACGATCATGGTTGCCCGCAAGGACAGCGGCATCAAGACGCTGGCTGATGCCAAGGGCAAGAAGATCGGCTTCGCCGACCCCGACTCCACCTCCGGCTTCCTCGTTCCGAACGTGGCTATCCCGAAGGAAACCGGCGTTCCGGTCAAGGAATACTTCTCCGAAACCGGTTTCGGCGGCGGCCATGAGAACCTCGTTCTCGCCGTTCTCGACAAGAAGTTCGACGTCGGCACCACCTTCGGTTCGGGCGTTGGCAAGTGGGAAGAAGGCTACACCGCCGGCAACCTCTACCAGATGGTCAAGAAGGGCAATCTGGACATGGACGATATCGTTCAGGTCTGGAAGTCGCCGCTGATCCCGAACGGTCCGCTGATGGTCACCAACAAGCTCGGCGACGCGATGAAGCAGAAAGTCGAAGACTTCTTCATGGAACTGCCAAAGAAGGACCTCGCATGCTTCCAGGGCTTCACCCAGGGCAAGAACACCGCCTACATCAAGGTCGATCCGTCCTTCTACCAGACGATCATCGACGCCCGTAAGTCCGTTATCGGCGGCTGA
- the phnC gene encoding phosphonate ABC transporter ATP-binding protein, whose protein sequence is MSFHLKQVTRRFGKHTAVDSVDVEIPQGQMVGVIGRSGAGKSTLLRMINRLVDPSSGSIHFNDTEVSSLKGAALRAWQRDCAMIFQQFNLVPRLDVLTNVMLGRLNHRSTALSLFNIFSHEERLMAIAALERLGIEHVAMQAAGTLSGGQQQRVAIARALMQSPKMVLADEPIASLDPLNAKIVMDALRDINEREGITVITNLHTLDTARNYCERIIGMSQGRVVFDGTPAELTAAAVTEIYGTDSQGSGIDETMTSTSINIPGAQLAARPVQQSAGPEPLALAGL, encoded by the coding sequence ATGAGCTTTCACCTGAAGCAAGTCACGCGCCGTTTCGGCAAGCACACTGCGGTCGATTCCGTTGATGTCGAGATACCGCAGGGTCAGATGGTCGGTGTGATCGGACGCTCGGGCGCCGGCAAATCGACGCTGTTGCGCATGATCAACCGCCTCGTCGATCCGTCTTCGGGTTCCATTCATTTCAACGATACGGAAGTCTCGTCGCTGAAGGGTGCGGCGCTGCGCGCCTGGCAGCGCGACTGCGCCATGATCTTCCAGCAGTTCAATCTGGTGCCGCGCCTCGACGTGCTCACCAACGTCATGCTCGGCCGCCTCAACCACCGTTCGACGGCTCTGAGCCTGTTCAACATCTTCAGCCATGAAGAACGGCTGATGGCGATCGCCGCGCTGGAGCGCCTCGGCATCGAGCATGTGGCCATGCAGGCGGCGGGTACGCTTTCCGGGGGCCAGCAGCAGCGCGTCGCCATTGCCCGCGCACTGATGCAGTCTCCGAAGATGGTGCTGGCCGATGAGCCGATCGCCTCGCTCGATCCCCTCAATGCCAAGATCGTGATGGACGCGCTGCGCGACATCAACGAACGCGAAGGCATCACCGTCATCACCAACCTGCACACGCTGGATACGGCGCGCAATTATTGCGAACGCATCATCGGCATGTCTCAGGGTCGTGTCGTCTTTGATGGAACCCCCGCCGAGTTGACGGCTGCCGCCGTTACCGAGATTTACGGAACCGATTCTCAAGGCTCCGGCATCGACGAGACCATGACCTCGACCAGCATCAATATTCCCGGCGCGCAGCTTGCCGCGCGTCCGGTTCAGCAATCTGCCGGCCCCGAACCGCTCGCTCTCGCCGGGCTCTGA
- a CDS encoding DapH/DapD/GlmU-related protein — translation MSVKVGLEPVIHESARVTNSSIGRYTEISERCRLEEVEMGDYSYVMQDGAIWCATIGKFVNIAASVRINATNHPMQRATLHHFTYRARSYWDDAEDETDFFAARRAKRVVIGHDVWIGHGATILPGITVGNGAVIGAGAVVSKDVAPYTIVGGVPARLIRERFPAELGKRMDDLNWWDWDHARLRSALEDFRALDAEDFVAKYGG, via the coding sequence ATGAGTGTCAAGGTCGGTCTCGAACCCGTCATCCATGAAAGTGCCCGCGTCACCAATTCTTCGATCGGCCGCTATACCGAAATTTCGGAGCGCTGCCGCCTCGAGGAGGTCGAGATGGGCGACTACTCCTACGTCATGCAGGATGGCGCAATCTGGTGTGCCACCATCGGCAAATTCGTCAACATCGCCGCTTCCGTCCGCATCAATGCCACCAATCATCCGATGCAGCGGGCCACATTGCACCATTTCACCTATCGCGCCCGCAGCTACTGGGACGACGCCGAAGATGAAACTGACTTCTTCGCCGCCCGCCGCGCCAAACGGGTGGTGATCGGCCACGATGTCTGGATCGGCCATGGTGCGACCATCCTGCCCGGCATCACGGTGGGGAACGGTGCAGTCATCGGGGCCGGGGCGGTCGTTTCCAAAGATGTTGCGCCCTACACCATCGTCGGCGGCGTGCCCGCCCGGCTGATCCGCGAGCGTTTTCCCGCGGAGCTTGGCAAGCGCATGGATGATCTGAATTGGTGGGATTGGGACCATGCGAGGCTGCGCAGCGCGCTGGAGGATTTCCGCGCACTCGACGCCGAGGATTTCGTGGCGAAATATGGCGGATGA
- the phnL gene encoding phosphonate C-P lyase system protein PhnL, whose product MTTPLIVSEVFKSFTMHLRDGIELPVVRDVSFSVSGGECVVLGGPSGIGKSSILKMLYGNYAIDSGQILIRHQGEVIDMGNASPRTILDIRHRTIGYVSQFLRTVPRVAAIDVVAEPLLARKVAAEDAREQAAMLLSKLNLPRELWSLPPATFSGGEQQRVNIARGFITDHAILLLDEPTASLDATNRRVVVDMIREKKEKGTALLGIFHDEEVREAVADRILDVSQFSPRKAAA is encoded by the coding sequence ATGACGACGCCCCTTATCGTTTCAGAAGTCTTCAAAAGCTTCACCATGCATCTTCGTGACGGCATCGAATTGCCTGTCGTCCGCGATGTCAGTTTTTCCGTTTCGGGCGGCGAATGCGTCGTGCTCGGCGGCCCTTCGGGCATCGGCAAAAGCTCGATCCTGAAAATGCTCTATGGCAACTACGCCATCGACAGTGGACAGATTCTCATCCGCCATCAGGGTGAGGTCATCGATATGGGCAATGCCTCGCCGCGAACGATCCTCGATATCCGCCACCGCACCATCGGTTATGTCAGCCAGTTCCTGCGCACGGTGCCGCGTGTCGCGGCCATCGACGTCGTTGCCGAGCCGCTTCTGGCGCGCAAGGTTGCCGCTGAAGATGCGCGTGAGCAGGCGGCCATGCTGCTTTCGAAACTCAACCTGCCACGGGAATTGTGGTCGCTACCACCAGCAACCTTTTCGGGCGGTGAGCAGCAGCGGGTCAATATCGCCCGCGGTTTCATCACCGATCATGCGATCCTGCTTCTCGACGAGCCGACCGCCTCGCTCGACGCCACCAACCGGCGTGTGGTGGTCGACATGATCAGGGAGAAAAAAGAAAAGGGCACCGCGCTGCTCGGCATCTTCCACGACGAGGAGGTGCGCGAAGCCGTGGCTGACCGCATTCTCGACGTTTCGCAATTCTCTCCGCGGAAGGCAGCGGCATGA
- the phnK gene encoding phosphonate C-P lyase system protein PhnK yields MSDAPLLKVRDVSKYYGDRAGCRNVSFELYPGEVLAIVGESGSGKTTLLNCISTRLMPTAGSVEYRMRDGSVRDLYHMGEAERRFLMRTDWGFVHQNPADGLRMAVSAGANVGERLMAVGNRHYGNIRQSASEWLERVEIGTDRIDDQPRAFSGGMRQRLQIARNLVTSPRLVFMDEPTGGLDVSVQARLLDLVRGLVNDLGLAVVVVTHDLAVARLLSHRMMVMKGGDVIEHGLTDRVLDDPREPYTQLLVSSILQV; encoded by the coding sequence ATGAGCGACGCACCGCTTCTGAAAGTCCGGGACGTTTCCAAATATTACGGCGACCGCGCCGGTTGCCGCAACGTCTCCTTCGAGCTTTATCCGGGCGAGGTGCTGGCGATCGTCGGTGAATCCGGTTCCGGCAAAACCACGTTGCTCAACTGCATTTCCACCCGGCTGATGCCAACGGCGGGCAGCGTGGAATATCGCATGCGCGATGGCTCGGTGCGCGACCTCTATCATATGGGTGAGGCCGAACGGCGTTTTCTGATGCGCACCGACTGGGGTTTCGTACACCAGAACCCGGCGGATGGACTGCGCATGGCGGTGTCTGCCGGCGCCAATGTCGGCGAGCGGCTGATGGCCGTGGGTAACCGGCATTACGGTAATATCAGGCAATCGGCGAGCGAATGGCTGGAGCGGGTGGAAATCGGCACCGACCGTATCGACGACCAGCCGCGCGCCTTTTCCGGCGGCATGCGCCAGCGCCTGCAGATTGCCCGCAACCTCGTCACCTCGCCGCGCCTTGTCTTCATGGATGAACCGACCGGCGGCCTCGATGTTTCGGTGCAGGCACGCCTGCTCGATCTCGTGCGCGGTCTCGTCAACGATCTCGGCCTTGCGGTCGTCGTCGTCACCCATGATCTCGCGGTTGCGCGGCTGTTATCCCATCGCATGATGGTGATGAAGGGCGGCGACGTCATCGAACATGGCCTCACCGACCGGGTGCTGGATGATCCGCGTGAGCCCTACACGCAATTGCTTGTTTCCTCCATTTTGCAGGTCTAG